In Asanoa sp. WMMD1127, one genomic interval encodes:
- a CDS encoding metal ABC transporter permease, with protein sequence MSIFANDFMIRALIGAVVIGLTAPALGIYLVQRRMSLIGDGVGHVALTGVGVGLLLNTSPVWTAVVVSAVGAIAIELIRERGRTSGDMALALLFYGGIAGGVMLVGLSGSRSNANLMTYLFGSLATTSRSDLVLILVLGAVVLGLALGLRPALFAASHDEEYARVSGLPVRALNLLIAVLTAVTVTISMRAVGLLLVSALMVVPVATAQQVARGFVATMGLAMVLGVAAAGSGVWLAWEIDTALGATIVVLAIAGFLVVAVAVAALRAVRRRGALRAGRPDRGPGRPVAPEPEPHEVVLDRR encoded by the coding sequence ATGAGCATCTTCGCCAACGACTTCATGATCCGGGCGCTGATCGGCGCCGTCGTGATCGGCCTGACCGCGCCCGCGCTGGGCATCTACCTGGTCCAGCGCCGGATGTCGCTGATCGGCGACGGCGTCGGCCACGTCGCGCTGACCGGTGTCGGCGTCGGCCTGCTGCTCAACACGTCGCCGGTGTGGACGGCGGTGGTCGTGTCGGCGGTCGGCGCGATCGCCATCGAGCTGATCCGGGAACGCGGCCGCACCTCCGGCGACATGGCGCTCGCGCTGCTCTTCTACGGCGGCATCGCGGGCGGCGTCATGCTGGTGGGCCTCTCCGGGAGCCGCAGCAACGCCAACCTGATGACGTACCTCTTCGGATCGTTGGCCACCACCTCCCGGTCGGACCTGGTGCTGATCCTGGTGCTCGGCGCCGTCGTGCTCGGCCTGGCGCTCGGCCTGCGGCCGGCGCTCTTCGCGGCCAGCCACGACGAGGAGTACGCCCGGGTCTCCGGCCTGCCGGTCCGCGCGCTCAACCTGCTGATCGCGGTGCTGACCGCGGTGACCGTGACCATCTCCATGCGCGCCGTCGGCCTCCTGCTGGTCAGCGCGCTGATGGTGGTGCCGGTCGCGACTGCCCAGCAGGTGGCCCGCGGCTTCGTCGCCACGATGGGCCTGGCCATGGTGCTCGGCGTCGCCGCGGCGGGCTCCGGCGTCTGGCTGGCCTGGGAGATCGACACCGCCCTCGGCGCGACCATCGTGGTGCTCGCGATCGCCGGCTTCCTGGTCGTCGCGGTCGCCGTCGCCGCGCTGCGGGCCGTCCGCAGACGCGGCGCCCTGCGCGCCGGCCGGCCCGACCGTGGACCGGGCCGGCCGGTCGCTCCCGAACCGGAGCCACACGAGGTCGTCCTGGATCGGCGCTGA
- a CDS encoding metalloregulator ArsR/SmtB family transcription factor encodes MTEGNGYESYERAGELLRALAAPIRVAIVTELGGGERCVHELVESLRAPQPLVSQHLRVLRGAGVVRGNRRGREIAYSLVDEHIAHIVADAVSHAREAS; translated from the coding sequence ATGACGGAGGGCAACGGGTACGAGTCGTACGAGCGGGCGGGGGAACTCCTGCGCGCTCTGGCGGCGCCGATCCGGGTCGCCATCGTCACGGAGCTCGGCGGCGGCGAGCGCTGCGTGCACGAGCTGGTCGAGTCGCTGCGCGCGCCGCAGCCGCTGGTCTCCCAGCACCTGCGGGTGCTGCGGGGCGCCGGCGTCGTACGCGGCAACCGGCGGGGCCGGGAGATCGCGTACTCCCTTGTCGACGAGCACATCGCGCACATCGTGGCCGACGCCGTCAGCCACGCCCGGGAGGCATCATGA
- a CDS encoding transcriptional repressor produces MSEVGALRNTHQRRAVSSLLGTVEGFHSAQELHSMLRDRGERVGLTTVYRTLQSLADAGEIDVMRPPGGEHLYRRCSEGHHHHLVCRGCGSTVEVEGPAVEHWADRVAEKHGFTDVSHTLEIFGTCRNCCRG; encoded by the coding sequence ATGAGCGAGGTCGGAGCGCTGCGCAACACCCACCAGCGACGCGCGGTCAGCTCGCTGCTGGGCACGGTGGAGGGCTTCCACAGCGCTCAGGAGCTGCACTCGATGCTCCGCGACCGGGGCGAGCGGGTCGGGCTGACCACCGTCTACCGCACGTTGCAGAGCCTGGCCGACGCCGGCGAGATCGACGTGATGCGCCCGCCGGGCGGCGAGCACCTCTACCGCCGGTGCAGCGAAGGCCACCACCATCACCTCGTCTGCCGCGGCTGCGGTTCGACGGTCGAGGTCGAAGGCCCGGCGGTCGAGCACTGGGCGGACCGGGTGGCCGAGAAGCACGGCTTCACCGACGTCAGCCACACCCTCGAGATCTTCGGAACCTGCCGGAACTGCTGCCGAGGTTGA